The genomic region cactcttcttcttcttctagctgttatctttgtgttaagattatactgctgtgccgttctaaactgtatacaaaaaggtttttttcatcactccagtgggagagatgaAATAATTTTTCCAAAACGTCTTGTTAtggtgttgtaaaattattttggttacttatgagtaaattgctactccagtgggagacaaaaaatttttttgaagtaattattgtagcccggttggtacaagttttcttcttttcactcctACCTGGCCTGGCATAGGCCCACTCATTCCCCCTCCAAACAAACAAGAAGGGCCTGGCGGGAGAGGCCCCAATCCTCCATGCAGGGCTCAGCTCTctgtccccctccctgcttcccaagcAGCGCAGGACTTGGGAAGCACAGGAGAGACAATGTcccagatctgcccccccccacctggagCCCTTTGCAATGTCCCAGATCACCCTCCCCCTGGAGCCCTTTGCAATGTCCCAGATCTGCCCCCCACCTGGAGCCCTTTGCAATGTCCCAGATCTGCCCCCCACCTGGAGCCCTTTGCAATGTCCCAGATCTGCCCCCCCACCTGGAGCCCTTTGCAATGTCCCAGATCTGCCCCCCACCTGGAGCCCTTTGCAATGTCCCAGATCTGCCCCCCCACCTGGAGCCCTTTGCAATGTCCCAGATCTGCCCCCCCACCTGGAGCCCTTTGTAATGTCCCAGATCTGCCCCCCACCTGGAGCCCTTTGCAATGTCCCAGATCTCCCCCCCACCTGGAGCCCTTTGTAATGTCCCAGATCTGCCCCCCACCTGGAGCCCTTTGGAATGTCCCAGATCTGCCCCCCCTGGAGCCTCCTCCTTGCAATGTCCCAGAtctgccccccccacctgggGCCTCAGGTCGTCCTAGATCTGCCCCCCCACACCTGGAGCCCTTTGCAATGTCCCAGATCTGCCCCCACCTGGAAGCCCTTCCTAATGTCCtagatctgcccccccccacctggagCTCCTTGTAATGTCCTAGATCTGGCCCCCCACCTGGAGTTCTTCTTTTGTAATGTCCCcagacctgcccccccccacctggagCCCTTTGCAATGTCCCAGATCTGCCCCCCCACCTGGAGCCCTTTGTAATGTCCCAGATCTGCCCCCCCACCTGGAGCCCTTTGCAATGTCCCAGATCTGCCCCCCACCTGGAGCCCTTTGTAATGTCCCAGATCTGCCCCCCCACCTGGAGCCCTTTGCAATGTCCCAGATCTGCCCCCCCCACCTGGAGCCCTTTGCAATGTCCCAGATCTGCCCCCCCCACCTGGAGCCCTTTGCAATGTCCCAGATCTGGGGGGGCCCGAAGCCCTTTGCATTTCTcctccacaatgggctttactaagCTGGTTCTTCACAACTCAGGAGAGAGGGCGCTTACTGGATTTGTTTACAGAAAGAAATGTTGAGGAAAACTAGGCACATCTTCAAGCCTCATTTCTCCGTAAAACTAGGATCTCACAGCGTGACCTGTTTGCTCTTTTGACAGACCCTCCGAACGTCTTCACCGTGCCCGAGGCAGACCTGAAAAGGGTCCTTTGGGTGCTCTCGCTGCCTATTCTTCTCCTGCTCTACTTGACAACCCCTGACTGCAGGAGGAGATTTTGGAAGAACTGGTTCATGCTCACGTTCCTCATGGCAGCGCTGTGGATCGCCGCGTTCACGTATATTCTTGTGTGGATGGTAACCATCGTGGGTAGGTGTGCGGCACCACGACGTCACCACCACAGTCCCGCCTGAATGCAATCCTCACTTTCATAGTCTTGGAAAATTGGCAAAAGAAGTGTAAGAACAAAAGCCTAACTGATTCATGTCCTGCAAAGACTGCAGCCTTTTCACTCTCTCAACCCAGGCCTGGATTATTTTGGGAGGTTCATCAAATAGCAGAGTGGTTATTACAGAAATAAGGAGGTGGGGTGCCATTCTGCTTCCTCGTTGCACATGTATGTGGCTTGCAGGCTGCAAGGCAGAAGCGGGGTAGCTCTTGGGTTCTCTGGCAGGTGTCACACTTTAGAGGAaggagaacagtttggatttataccccacctttctctcctgtaaggagattcaaggtggcttgcaattccctccctctccccacaacagacaccttgtgaggcaggtggagctgcgAGAGctcaaaaaaactgtgactaggccaagatcaagaatgtaggagtgcagaaacatatatgattcaccagataagcctccgccattcaggtggaggagtggggaatcaaacccagttctccagattaggattcacctgatcttaaccactacaccacgctggttttaTGTACAGTAATCCAGGACAGCACTAAATATGGGAAGAGTCACAAAGTCTTAATGATTTCCAAATTGGAGGATTATAAGAATCTTCCAGTTGGCTTGTCTGCTCACCCTGCTTCCTACTACGACAGATGTTTATATTGCAAAACAGGATGGCAACAGCCAGTTAAACTACTTATTTAGCCCCATAAACTGTTCAAAAACTTCCAGCTGCCCTCATTATTTTGACCGCAAATCTTTCTGTTGGCAAAGCGATTCCTTTAAAAAAGCCTATAGGGAGAAAGTCAAGGCCCgtgatttttatcttttaaaaaaagcatcgcACTGAATCGGCTCTATTCAATTCAATTTCACCTCAAATTGTTTGGTAAAGTACCACAGGTAAAGTGAACGTTTCATTTTCCAGCATTGAAAACCTGGAGGACGGGGAGAGGATAACGTTGACATCAGTAGCTTAGAGACGGGGGAGCCCAAACCATTGTTACGCCTTTTTCACCCACTTCCAGCCGGtttgcaccgcttcggcagaactggttgttaaaatgctgcttgtaaacaaccaattgtcaaattatttgaatcccaccactgcccgcttCTAGAAGTTCAAGCTACCACTTAAGATTTTAACGGCAATCTGGCCGGCAAGTTCTGCAGTCAGGGTTTTCAGAAGACTTCACAGCTGCCTGCGCTCCCGAGGCACTTCCGTGTGTTGCTCTTTCAAGAGCAGATGATTAAAAAGGGTTAGTGGTTCATGTGACTTCACAGGGTCCATGTGATGAAGATGccaaaaaagaacagaagggatTAAGCTTGCCACGGCCGCTCCAGAGAAGACTGACATTGTTAAGGAGGGCAGGCGCCTAAGAGTACTGGAAGAGAGAGTATTTCCACCCGAGTTTGTGCAGAACCAGGAGAGAAGTTTCTCTCTGTTTGTGCTCGAGCGCAATGCCGTAAGGCCCAGCGTGAAAGTTTGGGGCGTGAaagtttggggaggctggctgctgatggcccccccccccccttagaacatcagtggatcctgccgtccccctcccttttgttttaggggatttgatagtaggtgccatctattatgatgattttagcatgctgcattttaatgggatggggttattttatatagagccaaaaattaactaatatttaatggattttagccttTGATCcatgtgctctatttctgtttcgtggttcaccgccctgagcccttcaggggagggcggtatagaaatataaccaataaataaataataaataaacataagcTTTTTGATACTTGATTTCTGGGTGCTCGCTACCAAAAAGATTTTCACAGTGCTGGGAAGATGCAACAGAGCAGTTGTGGCTTCACATGTATTCTTCAAATGCAGAAACCACGGAACTGCCAGGTTTTTATTTGTCCGCTGTTCCGTACCTCACCTGTCGAGATGGTCAGGTTTATGCACGAGGTCTAATTTACTCTGCCCtttgaagaaaatgaaattgtttgctactgattttttttccccttccacacccccttcccctctgccACAACAGGGGAAACTTTGAAAATCCCAGAAACCGTAATGGGTCTGACATTACTAGCAGCAGGAACGAGCATCCCAGACACAGTCGCAAGCGTCCTGGTGGCCAGGAAAGGTAAGCTTCTTGCCATTTCCACCTGAGTGTGTGCAAAACCATGAGAGAAGTTCTTCCATGTTTGCGCTTGAGCACAATGCTGTAGGGCCCAGAGTGAAGTGAACATGATCACCTTTTTGGTACTCGATTCCTTCCTTCTAATTCTAAACCATTAGGGTTCAAAGAACAATTCAAGGAGTAATTGTGGTGGGTTTGCCaggctaacgtttcgcctgcatctgtggctggcatcttcagaggtgtaccgcagagggaagtctgttacacactgtgtctggacttccctctgtgatacacctctgaagatgccagccacagatgcaggcgaaacgttaggaacaagacctaccagaccacggccacacagcccagaaaacccaccacaactagttgaatctggccgtgaaagccttcgacaatacaaatccaaGCAGTAATGGTAAATGGGTAGATGCTACCAAGCGGTGGGGATGCAGCAAAAGGACCTAATGCCAACCTTCCGCTTTGCTCATGAGCTTCTAGATGCATCTGTTTGGCCACTGTTGGAAAACAGAGTCTTGACTGgacctgcacgtgagctcccaaaggcacctggtgggccactgcgagtagcagagtgctggactagatggactctggtccgagccagcaggctagttcttacgttcttatgaccTCAGCTAGAGCCAGCAAGCCAACTGTAATGGTTATGATCATGGAACTGTAGACACCTTATGCTCGGTTGTGTGGTCTTTATCACGATCGGCCCTATTTAAAAGAAGGGGCTGGCAAGATAAAGGACTTCTCCGCACAGCTTTAAGCAAGAcgctcagaccaggtgctcggggggcatcagcagcaggccattgctttcacgatcctgcatgtgagctccgaaaggcacctggtgggccactgcgagtagcagagtgctggactagatggactctggtctgatccagcaggctcattcttatgttcttaagatgctgAACCTATACGCAGGAAGTGATGCAAGGCTGCAGAATGCCAGCATGCAAGCTAAGCGCATGCTGCTACTGCGTCTGGACCGCGGCACAGTTTGAACCAGACACCTAGGCTGTGCAGTCACACAGAAGGCTCTTCGGCCTCAGCAACCTAATGTAGACCAAAGATGTAGGAGAGGTCCACAACAGATCTGTCCCCTTAAGCCTAGCATGCTTACAAAGACTATTTTCCCCCCTTGCAGGAAGAGGAGACATGGCCATGTCAAACATCGTCGGGTCCAATGTATTCGATCtgctgtgtttaggattgccttGGTTCATCAAGACAGCCTTCGTCGATACGTCCGGTCCCGTGGAGGTGAACAGCAGCGGCCTGACGTACACTGCCATTTCTCTCGTCTGCTCCATCGCTTTCATTTTCCTGGCGGTTCACCTGAATGGCTGGAAGCTGAACAGAAAACTAGGGGCCGTCTGCCTCGTGATGTACTTGGGATTCGCGGTATTATCGATTCTGTACGAACTCGGCATTATCGGAAACAATCCCATCAGTGTCTGCGGTGACTGAAGTTTGCTTGTTGGTTGCTTTTAATACGAgcgatgtaaaaaaaaatcaaataaaacgtGCGCAGCAAAAAGGAACACGCTAGACTTCCCTTGGGCCCTCAAACTTGTGTGCGAGAAATTCTACATGGTGACATATACAGTCATGTTACAATGCAAAGCTGTCAGGAAGAATTAAGTGAGACCACGTTCGTTTAGCATTAGGAACAGCAGTGACTCTAATCCAgggatccccaaactttttaaacagggggccagttcactgtccctcagactgttggagggccggactaaaaaaaactatgaacaaattcctatgcacaaatgattgtaaaatgtttgatttcacctttcagcctttctgtcatggtctattttagaacagtaaccaaagaatgtcaagtacagggtgggctccaaatattgttggggaggctgtggaataccttcccctgtaaaaaaaaaaaagcagaactttcccaatgaagcattccatctaacccaggatcaggtatcttcctgggttctttcctccctagcagccagcgagcgattcgccagccaatgggagtgaggcagaacagaaagcctgagagcaacacatggagtagctgagagggaagggcggagcaggcgttgccacatgtaaggtttccaactctgggtcagaaaattcatggagatttgggggtgccatcatgtaattgcaatcagcagccgttggggccggttcctcctctcccttgagcccccactgcacatgaatggagccatcgccgccatgcctggcgggccggataaatgccttcagggggccacatttggcccccgggccgtagtttggggacccctgctctaatcaaataaaattaaaattgcagaaagggggggggggtgcacactTTTTACATAAAGACACAGGATGGCGCGACGCAAACAAGTCCCCGCATACGATCTGTgtcaacagaggaaaaaatgacTCGTTTTATTAAAAACAGTAGAACCATTCATTTAAACTGAATGACTAGAGACACTTAGCATGATTTTGGAGAGGTCCTGAGTCAGCCACCGTGCCTCGAGTTTCTCAGGGAGGAGGCGTGGGAGCTGAAAGTCAGGAAGAGGTTCTCTTCAAAAACCAAAACGTTTCGTTAAGAGTCAGTTAAACAGGTTCACAGTATATTAAACACTATACTGTTAAAGGCTGGTGGGTTTTAAAAGTTCGGCTTCTCCAACTTAAAGTCAAGCATACAATGTTATACTAAAAATGACCGACtaaaggggtgggggcggggaggagcaCACGCGCgcgcgagagagagagagctcggCTAAACAGACAAAGGAATGTGTCCGGAACAGGTTATTATAAATTATGCGTTGCGATCCAAACGTACATCGATCTCTCTGCCATTGATTTTTATGCCGTTCATTATTCTACAGGCCTTTTCCGCCGATTCTGGCGAGTCAAATCTGACCGTTCCGCAGCCTTTCGACTTCCCGttctccatttttatttctgCAAACATTACATGACCtgaacaaagttaaaaaacaaacaaacaaacaaaagatcaGTTCAACTTTGAAAGTGTGGCAGGGGGATCAGAAGTTCCCTTCGCTCTGGGTAGTTTTTAATAGAGTCCGTAAAATTAGTCCAGGCTAGATGTACTCATTTTTGGATTTTCCAAGAAATGTCATTCCAGACACATTTTGCTTAAGTTGTGCTGCCCCCagctctttctcttcctgcttccAACCTCTCCCTTCTAtactctgtgtgtgagtgcacgcATGCCATCAACAGTCAGCCGACATggcaacctgtagggttttcaggacaagagacatttggaggtggtttgtcactacctgcctctgcatcataacCCTGGCATTTGCCCGTCCGAATTCTAAATAGGATGAACCCTGCGtaggtctgacaagattgggtttaGTTGCCAGCAAAATTCTTAAGTCACCAACTTGCCTCACAAGACATCTCAGATTCTACTTACCCCTCCCGCCCATGCACatctgtttggaagtggattttgctattccgcacagtaaagtccagtttcaaagtggattgaaagtgcattattctgtatgtgcagaaggggccagagtctcttCTCATGCTATCTCCCCCAACAGGCTGATGTAACACGATAGAAAatccagccaaaaaaaaaaaagttggagtAAAAACAAAGTgatttatgtattgtcaaagggtttCACGGTCggctgtatctgtggctggcatcttcagaggatcctctgaagatgccagccacagatgcaggcgaaacgtcaggagag from Sphaerodactylus townsendi isolate TG3544 linkage group LG17, MPM_Stown_v2.3, whole genome shotgun sequence harbors:
- the SLC24A5 gene encoding sodium/potassium/calcium exchanger 5 isoform X3, with amino-acid sequence MFLAVSIVCDDYFLPSLEIISDSLGLSQDVAGATFMAAGSSAPELVTAFLGVFVTKGDIGVSTILGSAIYNLLAICAACGLLSSVVSRISCWPLFRDCLAYTISAAAVLGMIIDNKVYWYECASLLLIYGVYILVLCFDIKISQYVMKKFSPCCNCFEANGDEAEQQPLTGWKETGPLIRRQSRADSGIFQDESDYSQLSMSFHGLETIIEDPPNVFTVPEADLKRVLWVLSLPILLLLYLTTPDCRRRFWKNWFMLTFLMAALWIAAFTYILVWMVTIVGETLKIPETVMGLTLLAAGTSIPDTVASVLVARKGRGDMAMSNIVGSNVFDLLCLGLPWFIKTAFVDTSGPVEVNSSGLTYTAISLVCSIAFIFLAVHLNGWKLNRKLGAVCLVMYLGFAVLSILYELGIIGNNPISVCGD